Genomic window (Leptospira bouyouniensis):
TCAACCAACGTTCCATGGCAGAAATCCTTTCCAATATGCAAATCATTGGAAACCTCGTTGGGCAATCGGAAAAAGCCAAATCGATTACGGATGGTTGGAAACATCAGATCCAATCTTGGCAAAAGGAAAATGAGTCCCTTCAAAGAAAACCCAAGGTATTTTTCCAGGAATGGGACGAACCCATCATTACTGGGATCCAGTGGGTGAGCGAAGCCATCTCCCTCGCCGGTGGGATCGACAGTTTCTCCCACCTCAAAGACCGTAAACTTGCCAAAGACCGGATCATCCAGGCAGAAGACGTACGAGAGGCAAACCCAGACATTTATGTCGGATCTTGGTGTGGGAAGGCGATGGACTGGGACTGGGTGCGAAACAAACCCGAATGGCAATCCACAGGTTTCATCCGAACAAATCGAATTTTTGAGATGGACCCAAGTATAATATTACAACCAGGGCCAGCCTTGTTTTTAGAAGGGATTCCCAAACTCCGTGAACTCTTTTTAACAGCTTAATTACTCTCTTTGTCATGTGACTGTCATCTAAATGTAACAGAGATCATCTACATTTGAAACATATCAATCAGATATGGAGACATTCATGAACGTTTCATGTAACCAGACAAAGAAAAATATCACTTTGTCTCTTGTAATCGCACTGATCACAATTTTTGCAATTGTTGGAAAACTCGAAGCACAAGCTACCCCTACAACAACACCTGCGGCACCTACAGCTGAAACCACACAAAACGCAGAGACACAACCAGAAACTCCTGCACCTGCTGCGGAAGCTCAACCAGAAACTCCTTCGCAAGATTCAGAAATTGGACTCGTAAAATTATTTGTCACTGGTGGATGGTCAATGTGGCCTCTCCTACTTTCATCTATTGTTGGTTTTGGAGTGATCCTCGAAAGAATGTACTTTTTCTTCACAGCAAAACTAGTGAGAAAAGGATACAACCAAGACTTACAAGATGCAATCGATGCTTCTGGTATGCAAGGTGTAGATGAATTCTTAAAAGCAAACGAGGGCCAACGAATCACTGACGTGTTAAAAAATGGAATGGAAGTTTCCCAAAACGATCCTGAAATCTTTGCTGCTGGTATCGAAAGAGAAGCTGGTGAAGTGATGACATTATTAGAAAAAGGACTCACAGTTCTTTCAGCAGTATCAACGATTGCACCTCTTGTTGGATTCCTTGGAACTGTATCCGGTATGATCAACGCATTTGATGCGATTGCAAACGCTGACCAAGTCAACGCCAAAGTAGTTGCTGGTGGTATCAAAGAAGCTCTTATCACCACTGCTGCTGGTTTGATCGTTGCGATCCCTGCAATGACATTTTACCAATACTTACAAGGCCGAGTTGGTTTTTTTACATCTGAAGTAGAAGAAGCAGCAAACAAAATCTACAAAGAATACTTAAAACTCAAAGCCGGAAAAAAAGCGTAAAGCAAACGGTAAGAAACTAACCATGATTAAGTTAAAGAAAAAACAAGAATTAGAAGAAATTTCGGCAGCATCCATGTCGGACATTGCCTTTCTACTCTTGGTATTTTTTATGGTAACAGCAGTATTCTTTGTAAAGGAAGGATTGAATATTTCCCTTCCACGCAAACAATCCGAACCTCAGCCATTTTTACGTAAGAATGTATATGAAATTTTGGTCACACAAGATCGTTACAAGATGCGTAACCCAGCTTTCGGAACAAAAGAATACGTTAGTTTACAAGAATTTCGTGATGACCTAAACCACATGGAAATCCCGGATTTAAAAAACAAACTAGCCCTCATTGTTACAACCGGCGATACCAAATATGCAAAGATGTTGGATGCTTTATCAGCAGTGCAACTTCGCGGATTTGAAAAAATCTCAGTGAGAAAGAAGAAATAATATGTTAAGAAGAAAGAGAGTCGCACCTTCAGTTCCAGTGAGTTCGATGGCAGACATTGCCTTCTTACTCCTCGTGTTCTTTATGGTAACCTCCGTATTGGATTCCGATCCTGACCTTCCCATCAATTTACCAGATGTACCTGGTGGAGAACAGTTAAACAAAAAGATCGCCAATCTTTACCTGACTGCAGACGAAAAAAGAACTGTTTATTTTAACTCAGTGAAAATGGAACTAAACGAGGCGATGAGTGAAATCAGAGCCAAAATTTCCACAACACCTGACCTTAAAGTTTTGATCCATGCTGACCAAGACCTTACGTATGAAGAACTAGACAATGTTTTTGAAACTCTCCGAGAGATTGGTGCCTTAAAGGTTTCTCTTGTTACCAAGACCACCCAAGGTGGCGGATTAAAAGGTAAGTAACGTGAGCGGAACAGTTGTTACTCAAAAAAGATCCAAACGTGAAAGAATCCATAGATTCATTGATCGTTACCGAATGGAAACGGGTCTTGCAATTTCTGCCGTTATACAGGCGTTAATCATTCTTTTTTGGTTCACACCTCATTTGGAAACAGATAGTTTGGATGACCTTGTGGAAGAAGTTGCCTTTATAGACAATGTTCAAATCCAAGAACCAACTACGGATTCCAAACCAACTGATGGTGACTTTGATTTAACCGACAAAGAGAAAGAAGAAAAAAAAGAAGACCCTCGTATAGCTGGTGCTTCTGACCCCATCGTTTCTGGTGCAACCTCTCCAGTAGATTTATCACCGAACGTTCGCCCGGAATATACATCGGATGCAAAGGCTCTCGGTTTGACAGGGACCATGACGTTAGAAGTGGTGATCTCAAACACTGGAGAAGTGCTTCGTGTTCGTTCCGTAGGTAAACAGTTAGGTGGTGGACTCGAAGAGGAAGCGATTAAAGTATATCGCAGAAAACGTTTCTCCCCTTCGATCTTAGAAGGAAAACCAATCACTGTCAAAGTGCTTGTTCCCATCCGATTTACATTGAATTAAAACGATAGCTCTAACTTTTTTTATTAAGTTTTGGCGAATCCACCACCTTAGCGGTGGTGGACCGGGCTCTCCGCTTCAATCTGCATCGCAGGATTTCCGCTACGATCCCTTTCGCAGGGATCCTCATTACATTGTTAAGACTCAATTCAGAAATCTATGATGAAACCAATACTCAGAAATTAAGATTTTATAAATCATTCAATTGCTTGCAGTTGTTTCATAAATCTTTCTTTTTCCTCAGGTGTAGCCTTTTCAAAATAAAGTTTAATATATTCAGTTAAAACGTATGGATCATTTCCAAGGATTTTTATTTTTTTCAGAATAACAGTTTTGCATTCTAATTCTTTACAATTTCGGATAAACTGGCGAAAATTCAGTGAGGAATCAGAAATTAAGAATTCTTGTAGAATATATTTTCGGACCTTCTCATTTGAAGCAGGATATGATAGAATTGAAGATAATATATTGCTCTCTTCGTTTTGATTTTTTTGTTTCGCTAACTTTTCTCTAACTTCAATTAAAATTAAAACTGTTTCTGGATTTCTCCGAAATTTTTCAAATTCATAAACATATTCGTACATTTTCTGCAAATCTTTCTCTTGAATTGCTTCATACATTTTCTTTTTCCAATCTTGAAATGTATTCACTTTTGTAGGAACTATCACTCGAGTATCAATCTCAGGCGGTGGATCCTTATCATTAAAAAACCAATGGTATGACCAAGCCATGATAAAAAAAGGAGGAGTGGCCAAGGCTGAAAAAGGTATAGCACCCATTTTCGTATAATATCCAGAATTTTGACTAGTCCATAATACACCAATTGTGTCTTCTGCAGCATCTGGAATGACAGCAATGGGATGTATAATGAAAACATCCAAAATTCCAGCACAGACACCTAAGGGCAAATAAATGGGAGCTGCAATGATTCTAAGATTCCCTTCCTTGGGAATTAAATTCTCTTCCACGGCATTTGTTAATTTAAGATTTCGTCTTTGGAATAATGCACAATTGAAACTGGAAACTACAATAATTTGAATGATCAGTATTCTTTTGGCAATAATTGCTATCATATAGTTTTATCTTACTTATTTACGATATAAGAAACGATTTTTGTTAGTAGAAGAAAGCATGTTTTATCCATAAAAAACTAAAAGCAATAGGAGTCATAACTAGTTTAGGAACAAACAAAAAACTCTGCGTC
Coding sequences:
- a CDS encoding MotA/TolQ/ExbB proton channel family protein, with protein sequence MNVSCNQTKKNITLSLVIALITIFAIVGKLEAQATPTTTPAAPTAETTQNAETQPETPAPAAEAQPETPSQDSEIGLVKLFVTGGWSMWPLLLSSIVGFGVILERMYFFFTAKLVRKGYNQDLQDAIDASGMQGVDEFLKANEGQRITDVLKNGMEVSQNDPEIFAAGIEREAGEVMTLLEKGLTVLSAVSTIAPLVGFLGTVSGMINAFDAIANADQVNAKVVAGGIKEALITTAAGLIVAIPAMTFYQYLQGRVGFFTSEVEEAANKIYKEYLKLKAGKKA
- a CDS encoding ExbD/TolR family protein encodes the protein MLRRKRVAPSVPVSSMADIAFLLLVFFMVTSVLDSDPDLPINLPDVPGGEQLNKKIANLYLTADEKRTVYFNSVKMELNEAMSEIRAKISTTPDLKVLIHADQDLTYEELDNVFETLREIGALKVSLVTKTTQGGGLKGK
- a CDS encoding ExbD/TolR family protein gives rise to the protein MIKLKKKQELEEISAASMSDIAFLLLVFFMVTAVFFVKEGLNISLPRKQSEPQPFLRKNVYEILVTQDRYKMRNPAFGTKEYVSLQEFRDDLNHMEIPDLKNKLALIVTTGDTKYAKMLDALSAVQLRGFEKISVRKKK
- a CDS encoding energy transducer TonB, yielding MSGTVVTQKRSKRERIHRFIDRYRMETGLAISAVIQALIILFWFTPHLETDSLDDLVEEVAFIDNVQIQEPTTDSKPTDGDFDLTDKEKEEKKEDPRIAGASDPIVSGATSPVDLSPNVRPEYTSDAKALGLTGTMTLEVVISNTGEVLRVRSVGKQLGGGLEEEAIKVYRRKRFSPSILEGKPITVKVLVPIRFTLN
- a CDS encoding cobalamin-binding protein, which translates into the protein MGPERIICLTEEPTEMIYLLGEEKRIVGISVYTERPTRAKEEKTKVSAFISGNIKKILSLEPDLVIGFSDIQGQLAKDLIERGLNVLIFNQRSMAEILSNMQIIGNLVGQSEKAKSITDGWKHQIQSWQKENESLQRKPKVFFQEWDEPIITGIQWVSEAISLAGGIDSFSHLKDRKLAKDRIIQAEDVREANPDIYVGSWCGKAMDWDWVRNKPEWQSTGFIRTNRIFEMDPSIILQPGPALFLEGIPKLRELFLTA